One genomic segment of Suricata suricatta isolate VVHF042 chromosome 16, meerkat_22Aug2017_6uvM2_HiC, whole genome shotgun sequence includes these proteins:
- the EMC8 gene encoding ER membrane protein complex subunit 8 isoform X1, with the protein MLGTHEHVTLLGKRDSADEIDSWCKDNSYVIAGYYQANERVRDASPNQVAEKVASRIAEGFSDTALIMVDNTKFTMDCVVPTIHVYEHHDSRWRCRDPHSDYCEDWPEAQRISASLLDSRSYETLVDFDNHLDDIRNDWTNPEINKAVLHLC; encoded by the exons ATGCTTGGAACCCATGAACATGTGACCTTACTTGGTAAAAGGGACTCTGCAGATGAG ATTGACTCGTGGTGCAAAGATAACAGCTACGTGATCGCCGGCTACTACCAGGCCAACGAGCGGGTCCGGGACGCCAG TCCGAACCAGGTCGCAGAGAAGGTGGCATCCAGGATCGCCGAGGGCTTCAGCGACACGGCCCTCATCATG GTGGACAACACCAAGTTCACGATGGACTGCGTGGTGCCTACGATCCACGTGTACGAGCACCACGACAGCAGGTGGCGGTGCAGAGACCCGCACTC GGATTACTGTGAAGACTGGCCGGAGGCCCAGCGCATCTCCGCGTCTCTCCTGGACAGCCGGTCGTACGAGACCCTCGTGGATTTCGACAACCACCTGGATGACATCCGGAATGACTGGACGAACCCGGAGATCAACAAAGCCGTCCTGCACCTGTGCTAG
- the EMC8 gene encoding ER membrane protein complex subunit 8 isoform X3, with translation MKKIDSWCKDNSYVIAGYYQANERVRDASPNQVAEKVASRIAEGFSDTALIMVDNTKFTMDCVVPTIHVYEHHDSRWRCRDPHSDYCEDWPEAQRISASLLDSRSYETLVDFDNHLDDIRNDWTNPEINKAVLHLC, from the exons ATGAAAAAA ATTGACTCGTGGTGCAAAGATAACAGCTACGTGATCGCCGGCTACTACCAGGCCAACGAGCGGGTCCGGGACGCCAG TCCGAACCAGGTCGCAGAGAAGGTGGCATCCAGGATCGCCGAGGGCTTCAGCGACACGGCCCTCATCATG GTGGACAACACCAAGTTCACGATGGACTGCGTGGTGCCTACGATCCACGTGTACGAGCACCACGACAGCAGGTGGCGGTGCAGAGACCCGCACTC GGATTACTGTGAAGACTGGCCGGAGGCCCAGCGCATCTCCGCGTCTCTCCTGGACAGCCGGTCGTACGAGACCCTCGTGGATTTCGACAACCACCTGGATGACATCCGGAATGACTGGACGAACCCGGAGATCAACAAAGCCGTCCTGCACCTGTGCTAG
- the EMC8 gene encoding ER membrane protein complex subunit 8 isoform X2, whose protein sequence is MSYFLIDSWCKDNSYVIAGYYQANERVRDASPNQVAEKVASRIAEGFSDTALIMVDNTKFTMDCVVPTIHVYEHHDSRWRCRDPHSDYCEDWPEAQRISASLLDSRSYETLVDFDNHLDDIRNDWTNPEINKAVLHLC, encoded by the exons ATTGACTCGTGGTGCAAAGATAACAGCTACGTGATCGCCGGCTACTACCAGGCCAACGAGCGGGTCCGGGACGCCAG TCCGAACCAGGTCGCAGAGAAGGTGGCATCCAGGATCGCCGAGGGCTTCAGCGACACGGCCCTCATCATG GTGGACAACACCAAGTTCACGATGGACTGCGTGGTGCCTACGATCCACGTGTACGAGCACCACGACAGCAGGTGGCGGTGCAGAGACCCGCACTC GGATTACTGTGAAGACTGGCCGGAGGCCCAGCGCATCTCCGCGTCTCTCCTGGACAGCCGGTCGTACGAGACCCTCGTGGATTTCGACAACCACCTGGATGACATCCGGAATGACTGGACGAACCCGGAGATCAACAAAGCCGTCCTGCACCTGTGCTAG